A window of the Lactuca sativa cultivar Salinas chromosome 5, Lsat_Salinas_v11, whole genome shotgun sequence genome harbors these coding sequences:
- the LOC111905007 gene encoding nuclear transport factor 2, which translates to MATQAANPAAVLPSAQVVGNAFVEQYYHILHQSPELVHKFYQDSSILSRPDRNGLMSSVTTMQAIDEKIQSLDYKNFKAEIKTADAQDSYQSGVIVLVTGCLTGKDNIKRKFAQTFFLAPQEKGYFVQNDVFRYVEESASSDTTSTPVEDIVDTAPVDLAIPNADSTHVSDNPTLDPTTNSASNDLNNGPEVCDPEDNEGSESGLEDEHEPASVQTSLNETSHLQKTDSSSAQEKKSYASIVRVNKVSGAAVQTSGLRWAPAANTDQHKPRPAKPSPEPETTSLPVVVNAPESSKVYDDVEGHSIYVRNLPMNASVAQLEEEFKKFGPIKSNGIQVRSNKQQGFCFGFVEFESLDSMHSAIKAPSIAIGNRQVVVEEKRTTTRVGGGGGGRGRYQGGGGGGGGRGGGGFRGRGGYFGGRSFGRNEFRYQGEFTNRPKGPTGRNSEVYQRVDQNGGGGGGGGGGGGRYAHHQPNKYTESAQ; encoded by the exons ATGGCAACACAGGCAGCAAATCCTGCTGCAGTTCTTCCAAGTGCTCAAGTTGTTGGCAATGCATTCGTGGAGCAATACTACCATATTCTTCACCAATCTCCTGAATTGGTTCATAAGTTTTATCAAGATTCAAGCATCTTAAGCAGACCTGATAGGAATGGCTTGATGAGTTCTGTAACAACAATGCAA GCAATTGATGAGAAGATACAATCCCTTGATTACAAGAACTTTAAAGCAGAGATTAAAACTGCAGATGCACAAGATTCGTATCAGTCAGGGGTGATTGTTCTAGTGACCGGATGCCTAACTGGGAAAGACAACATCAAGAGAAAATTTGCACAAACATTCTTTCTTGCTCCACAAGAAAAAGGCTATTTTGTTCAAAATGATGTCTTTAGGTATGTTGAGGAAAGTGCATCATCAGATACAACTTCTACACCTGTTGAGGATATTGTCGACACTGCTCCAGTGGATCTTGCAATACCCAATGCAG ATTCAACTCATGTCTCAGATAATCCAACATTAGATCCTACTACAAATTCAGCTTCTAATGATCTCAATAATGGACCTGAAGTTTGTGACCCTGAAGATAATGAAGGGTCAGAATCAGGTCTTGAGGATGAACACGAACCTGCTTCTGTTCAGACAAGTCTGAATGAAACAAGTCATCTTCAGAAAACAGATTCATCTTCAGCCCAAGAGAAGAAATCATACGCCTCAATT GTGAGAGTAAACAAggttagtggagcagcagttcagacAAGTGGTTTGAGGTGGGCCCCTGCTGCCAACACTGATCAACACAAACCTAGGCCAGCTAAGCCTTCACCAGAACCAGAAACAACATCACTCCCTGTTGTTGTTAATGCTCCTGAAAGCAGCAAAGTTTATGATGATG TTGAAGGTCACTCGATATATGTACGCAATTTGCCAATGAATGCATCAGTTGCACAACTTGAGGAGGAATTCAAAAAATTTGGACCCATCAAAAGTAATGGCATCCAAGTTAGAAGTAATAAG CAACAGGGATTTTGTTTTGGGTTTGTGGAATTCGAGTCATTGGATTCCATGCATAGTGCGATAAAG GCACCTTCTATCGCAATTGGCAATCGTCAAGTGGTGGTTGAAGAAAAGAGAACCACAACACGAG ttggtggtggtggtggtggaagaGGGCGGTACcagggcggtggtggtggtggtggtggaagaGGGGGTGGCGGTTTCAGGGGTCGTGGTGGTTACTTTGGCGGACGAAGCTTTGGTAGGAATGAGTTTAGATACCAGGGTGAGTTTACCAACCGTCCAAAGGGCCCCACGGGACGTAACTCAGAGGTGTATCAGCGAGTTGACCagaacggtggtggtggtggtggaggtggtggtggtggtggtagataTGCTCATCATCAACCAAATAAATACACTGAATCAGCACAGTAG